A genomic window from Thunnus thynnus chromosome 12, fThuThy2.1, whole genome shotgun sequence includes:
- the ranbp3b gene encoding ran-binding protein 3b isoform X2 produces MADLANEDKPAIAPPVFVFQKDKAQKRSAEGSSAEDGEDSDKDEGTYCPPVKRERTSSFPPPHSVPKNNVFMPSSFCQSPTGNSDSEPEEKPVGFRLKPPTLIHGQAPSSGVPSQKPKEQQRSVLRPAVLQAPPSKSHIESNSSCGTNGVKKSSDGAPVTQSLFLNNTEHSATLAKSLKHENEEDGASGNKDGGGREKETDVAISFVFGQNIKDRAKLEENSTEDKSKDGVPPDSQSEGTNYFLQYISTPSSKNATNSTDSGAKFVFGQNMSERVLSPPKGESSNEENKEVSAAPASEPSSQETTPEKVNSVSESLEESAAAYTKATAKKCILEKVDVKTGEESESNVLQMQCKLYVFEKTAQSWIERGRGLLRLNDMASTDDGTLQSRLVMRTQGSLRLILNTKLWPQMQVDKASEKSVRITAMDTEDQGVKVFLISGSSKDIGQLAAALHHRILALKSRAEQEPETPATTIPEAEVPQSNEEDSDEEDNASASASASTPATSNSEGGEGQAAAGST; encoded by the exons ATGGCGGACTTGGCAAACGAAG ACAAGCCTGCCATAGCGcctcctgtgtttgttttccaaaaaGATAAAGCACAGAAG CGATCTGCGGAGGGCTCAAGTGCAGAAGATGGAGAGG ATTCAGACAAAGACGAGGGAACCTATTGCCCCCCTGTGAAAAGAGAGAGGACCTCATCATTCCCACCCCCACATTCTG TTCCCAAGAACAATGTATTCATGCCCTCAAGTTTCTGCCAGTCTCCGACTGGGAACTCTGACTCTGAGCCAG AGGAGAAACCTGTGGGATTCCGTTTAAAGCCACCCACTCTCATACATGGACAGGCACCGAGTTCAG GCGTCCCAAGTCAGAAACCTAAGGAGCAGCAACGCAGTGTCCTCCGCCCTGCAGTTCTCCAGGCACCACCCTCAAAATCACATATAGAGTCCA ATTCCAGTTGTGGAACCAACGGTGTGAAAAAGTCATCAGATGGGGCACCTGTGACCCAGTCCCTCTTCCTGAACAACACAGAGCACTCAGCCACCCTGGCCAAGTCACTG aaacatgaaaatgaggAAGATGGAGCAAGTGGTAACAAAGATGGAGGcggaagagagaaggagacagatgTAGCAATATCTTTTGTGTTTGGTCAGAATATCAAAGACAGAGCAAAG ttGGAGGAGAACAGTACGGAAGACAAGTCAAAGGATGGTGTGCCACCAGACTCTCAATCAGAGGGCACTAATTATTTCTTACAGTACATCTCTACCCCAAG TTCAAAAAATGCCACAAACAGTACAGACAGTGGGGCAAAATTTGTTTTTGGGCAGAACATGTCGGAACGAGTATTG agtCCACCCAAGGGCGAGTCCTCAAACGAGGAAAATAAAGAGGTTTCAGCTGCCCCTGCTTCAGAGCCCTCATCACAGGAAACCACCCCAGagaagg TGAACAGTGTGTCGGAGTCTTTGGAGGAGTCTGCAGCAGCGTACACCAAAGCCACAGCCAAGAAGTGCATCTTAGAGAAAGTCGACGTCAAAACTGGAGAGGAGTCGGAAAGCAATGTTTTACAG ATGCAGTGCAAGTTATATGTTTTTGAGAAGACTGCTCAGTCTTGGATAGAGAGAGGTCGAGGTTTGCTGAGGCTCAACGACATGGCATCGACAGATGATGGCACGCTACAGTCCCGTCTAG TGATGAGGACCCAGGGCAGCCTCCGGTTGATCCTCAACACTAAGCTTTGGCCCCAGATGCAGGTGGACAAGGCCAGCGAGAAGAGTGTACGAATCACTGCCATGGACACAGAGGACCAGGGGGTCAAGGTCTTCCTAATATCG gGTAGCTCTAAGGACATAGGTCAACTGGCTGCAGCGTTACACCACCGTATCTTAGCCCTAAAGAGCAGGGCAGAGCAGGAGCCCGAGACCCCAGCAACAACCATCCCTGAGGCCGAGGTACCGCAGTCCAACGAAGAGGACAGCGACGAGGAAGACAATGCCTCTGCCTCCGCTTCAGCCTCCACTCCTGCTACAA GTAAttcagagggaggagagggccAGGCAGCGGCAGGAAGCACATAG
- the ranbp3b gene encoding ran-binding protein 3b isoform X3, giving the protein MADLANEDKPAIAPPVFVFQKDKAQKRSAEGSSAEDGEDSDKDEGTYCPPVKRERTSSFPPPHSVPKNNVFMPSSFCQSPTGNSDSEPEEKPVGFRLKPPTLIHGQAPSSGVPSQKPKEQQRSVLRPAVLQAPPSKSHIESNSSCGTNGVKKSSDGAPVTQSLFLNNTEHSATLAKSLLEENSTEDKSKDGVPPDSQSEGTNYFLQYISTPSSKNATNSTDSGAKFVFGQNMSERVLSPPKGESSNEENKEVSAAPASEPSSQETTPEKVNSVSESLEESAAAYTKATAKKCILEKVDVKTGEESESNVLQMQCKLYVFEKTAQSWIERGRGLLRLNDMASTDDGTLQSRLVMRTQGSLRLILNTKLWPQMQVDKASEKSVRITAMDTEDQGVKVFLISGSSKDIGQLAAALHHRILALKSRAEQEPETPATTIPEAEVPQSNEEDSDEEDNASASASASTPATSNSEGGEGQAAAGST; this is encoded by the exons ATGGCGGACTTGGCAAACGAAG ACAAGCCTGCCATAGCGcctcctgtgtttgttttccaaaaaGATAAAGCACAGAAG CGATCTGCGGAGGGCTCAAGTGCAGAAGATGGAGAGG ATTCAGACAAAGACGAGGGAACCTATTGCCCCCCTGTGAAAAGAGAGAGGACCTCATCATTCCCACCCCCACATTCTG TTCCCAAGAACAATGTATTCATGCCCTCAAGTTTCTGCCAGTCTCCGACTGGGAACTCTGACTCTGAGCCAG AGGAGAAACCTGTGGGATTCCGTTTAAAGCCACCCACTCTCATACATGGACAGGCACCGAGTTCAG GCGTCCCAAGTCAGAAACCTAAGGAGCAGCAACGCAGTGTCCTCCGCCCTGCAGTTCTCCAGGCACCACCCTCAAAATCACATATAGAGTCCA ATTCCAGTTGTGGAACCAACGGTGTGAAAAAGTCATCAGATGGGGCACCTGTGACCCAGTCCCTCTTCCTGAACAACACAGAGCACTCAGCCACCCTGGCCAAGTCACTG ttGGAGGAGAACAGTACGGAAGACAAGTCAAAGGATGGTGTGCCACCAGACTCTCAATCAGAGGGCACTAATTATTTCTTACAGTACATCTCTACCCCAAG TTCAAAAAATGCCACAAACAGTACAGACAGTGGGGCAAAATTTGTTTTTGGGCAGAACATGTCGGAACGAGTATTG agtCCACCCAAGGGCGAGTCCTCAAACGAGGAAAATAAAGAGGTTTCAGCTGCCCCTGCTTCAGAGCCCTCATCACAGGAAACCACCCCAGagaagg TGAACAGTGTGTCGGAGTCTTTGGAGGAGTCTGCAGCAGCGTACACCAAAGCCACAGCCAAGAAGTGCATCTTAGAGAAAGTCGACGTCAAAACTGGAGAGGAGTCGGAAAGCAATGTTTTACAG ATGCAGTGCAAGTTATATGTTTTTGAGAAGACTGCTCAGTCTTGGATAGAGAGAGGTCGAGGTTTGCTGAGGCTCAACGACATGGCATCGACAGATGATGGCACGCTACAGTCCCGTCTAG TGATGAGGACCCAGGGCAGCCTCCGGTTGATCCTCAACACTAAGCTTTGGCCCCAGATGCAGGTGGACAAGGCCAGCGAGAAGAGTGTACGAATCACTGCCATGGACACAGAGGACCAGGGGGTCAAGGTCTTCCTAATATCG gGTAGCTCTAAGGACATAGGTCAACTGGCTGCAGCGTTACACCACCGTATCTTAGCCCTAAAGAGCAGGGCAGAGCAGGAGCCCGAGACCCCAGCAACAACCATCCCTGAGGCCGAGGTACCGCAGTCCAACGAAGAGGACAGCGACGAGGAAGACAATGCCTCTGCCTCCGCTTCAGCCTCCACTCCTGCTACAA GTAAttcagagggaggagagggccAGGCAGCGGCAGGAAGCACATAG
- the ranbp3b gene encoding ran-binding protein 3b isoform X1 has protein sequence MTSLHLLLTDKPAIAPPVFVFQKDKAQKRSAEGSSAEDGEDSDKDEGTYCPPVKRERTSSFPPPHSVPKNNVFMPSSFCQSPTGNSDSEPEEKPVGFRLKPPTLIHGQAPSSGVPSQKPKEQQRSVLRPAVLQAPPSKSHIESNSSCGTNGVKKSSDGAPVTQSLFLNNTEHSATLAKSLKHENEEDGASGNKDGGGREKETDVAISFVFGQNIKDRAKLEENSTEDKSKDGVPPDSQSEGTNYFLQYISTPSSKNATNSTDSGAKFVFGQNMSERVLSPPKGESSNEENKEVSAAPASEPSSQETTPEKVNSVSESLEESAAAYTKATAKKCILEKVDVKTGEESESNVLQMQCKLYVFEKTAQSWIERGRGLLRLNDMASTDDGTLQSRLVMRTQGSLRLILNTKLWPQMQVDKASEKSVRITAMDTEDQGVKVFLISGSSKDIGQLAAALHHRILALKSRAEQEPETPATTIPEAEVPQSNEEDSDEEDNASASASASTPATSNSEGGEGQAAAGST, from the exons ATGACTAGCCTACATCTTCTCTTAACAGACAAGCCTGCCATAGCGcctcctgtgtttgttttccaaaaaGATAAAGCACAGAAG CGATCTGCGGAGGGCTCAAGTGCAGAAGATGGAGAGG ATTCAGACAAAGACGAGGGAACCTATTGCCCCCCTGTGAAAAGAGAGAGGACCTCATCATTCCCACCCCCACATTCTG TTCCCAAGAACAATGTATTCATGCCCTCAAGTTTCTGCCAGTCTCCGACTGGGAACTCTGACTCTGAGCCAG AGGAGAAACCTGTGGGATTCCGTTTAAAGCCACCCACTCTCATACATGGACAGGCACCGAGTTCAG GCGTCCCAAGTCAGAAACCTAAGGAGCAGCAACGCAGTGTCCTCCGCCCTGCAGTTCTCCAGGCACCACCCTCAAAATCACATATAGAGTCCA ATTCCAGTTGTGGAACCAACGGTGTGAAAAAGTCATCAGATGGGGCACCTGTGACCCAGTCCCTCTTCCTGAACAACACAGAGCACTCAGCCACCCTGGCCAAGTCACTG aaacatgaaaatgaggAAGATGGAGCAAGTGGTAACAAAGATGGAGGcggaagagagaaggagacagatgTAGCAATATCTTTTGTGTTTGGTCAGAATATCAAAGACAGAGCAAAG ttGGAGGAGAACAGTACGGAAGACAAGTCAAAGGATGGTGTGCCACCAGACTCTCAATCAGAGGGCACTAATTATTTCTTACAGTACATCTCTACCCCAAG TTCAAAAAATGCCACAAACAGTACAGACAGTGGGGCAAAATTTGTTTTTGGGCAGAACATGTCGGAACGAGTATTG agtCCACCCAAGGGCGAGTCCTCAAACGAGGAAAATAAAGAGGTTTCAGCTGCCCCTGCTTCAGAGCCCTCATCACAGGAAACCACCCCAGagaagg TGAACAGTGTGTCGGAGTCTTTGGAGGAGTCTGCAGCAGCGTACACCAAAGCCACAGCCAAGAAGTGCATCTTAGAGAAAGTCGACGTCAAAACTGGAGAGGAGTCGGAAAGCAATGTTTTACAG ATGCAGTGCAAGTTATATGTTTTTGAGAAGACTGCTCAGTCTTGGATAGAGAGAGGTCGAGGTTTGCTGAGGCTCAACGACATGGCATCGACAGATGATGGCACGCTACAGTCCCGTCTAG TGATGAGGACCCAGGGCAGCCTCCGGTTGATCCTCAACACTAAGCTTTGGCCCCAGATGCAGGTGGACAAGGCCAGCGAGAAGAGTGTACGAATCACTGCCATGGACACAGAGGACCAGGGGGTCAAGGTCTTCCTAATATCG gGTAGCTCTAAGGACATAGGTCAACTGGCTGCAGCGTTACACCACCGTATCTTAGCCCTAAAGAGCAGGGCAGAGCAGGAGCCCGAGACCCCAGCAACAACCATCCCTGAGGCCGAGGTACCGCAGTCCAACGAAGAGGACAGCGACGAGGAAGACAATGCCTCTGCCTCCGCTTCAGCCTCCACTCCTGCTACAA GTAAttcagagggaggagagggccAGGCAGCGGCAGGAAGCACATAG
- the ranbp3b gene encoding ran-binding protein 3b isoform X4 — MPSSFCQSPTGNSDSEPEEKPVGFRLKPPTLIHGQAPSSGVPSQKPKEQQRSVLRPAVLQAPPSKSHIESNSSCGTNGVKKSSDGAPVTQSLFLNNTEHSATLAKSLKHENEEDGASGNKDGGGREKETDVAISFVFGQNIKDRAKLEENSTEDKSKDGVPPDSQSEGTNYFLQYISTPSSKNATNSTDSGAKFVFGQNMSERVLSPPKGESSNEENKEVSAAPASEPSSQETTPEKVNSVSESLEESAAAYTKATAKKCILEKVDVKTGEESESNVLQMQCKLYVFEKTAQSWIERGRGLLRLNDMASTDDGTLQSRLVMRTQGSLRLILNTKLWPQMQVDKASEKSVRITAMDTEDQGVKVFLISGSSKDIGQLAAALHHRILALKSRAEQEPETPATTIPEAEVPQSNEEDSDEEDNASASASASTPATSNSEGGEGQAAAGST, encoded by the exons ATGCCCTCAAGTTTCTGCCAGTCTCCGACTGGGAACTCTGACTCTGAGCCAG AGGAGAAACCTGTGGGATTCCGTTTAAAGCCACCCACTCTCATACATGGACAGGCACCGAGTTCAG GCGTCCCAAGTCAGAAACCTAAGGAGCAGCAACGCAGTGTCCTCCGCCCTGCAGTTCTCCAGGCACCACCCTCAAAATCACATATAGAGTCCA ATTCCAGTTGTGGAACCAACGGTGTGAAAAAGTCATCAGATGGGGCACCTGTGACCCAGTCCCTCTTCCTGAACAACACAGAGCACTCAGCCACCCTGGCCAAGTCACTG aaacatgaaaatgaggAAGATGGAGCAAGTGGTAACAAAGATGGAGGcggaagagagaaggagacagatgTAGCAATATCTTTTGTGTTTGGTCAGAATATCAAAGACAGAGCAAAG ttGGAGGAGAACAGTACGGAAGACAAGTCAAAGGATGGTGTGCCACCAGACTCTCAATCAGAGGGCACTAATTATTTCTTACAGTACATCTCTACCCCAAG TTCAAAAAATGCCACAAACAGTACAGACAGTGGGGCAAAATTTGTTTTTGGGCAGAACATGTCGGAACGAGTATTG agtCCACCCAAGGGCGAGTCCTCAAACGAGGAAAATAAAGAGGTTTCAGCTGCCCCTGCTTCAGAGCCCTCATCACAGGAAACCACCCCAGagaagg TGAACAGTGTGTCGGAGTCTTTGGAGGAGTCTGCAGCAGCGTACACCAAAGCCACAGCCAAGAAGTGCATCTTAGAGAAAGTCGACGTCAAAACTGGAGAGGAGTCGGAAAGCAATGTTTTACAG ATGCAGTGCAAGTTATATGTTTTTGAGAAGACTGCTCAGTCTTGGATAGAGAGAGGTCGAGGTTTGCTGAGGCTCAACGACATGGCATCGACAGATGATGGCACGCTACAGTCCCGTCTAG TGATGAGGACCCAGGGCAGCCTCCGGTTGATCCTCAACACTAAGCTTTGGCCCCAGATGCAGGTGGACAAGGCCAGCGAGAAGAGTGTACGAATCACTGCCATGGACACAGAGGACCAGGGGGTCAAGGTCTTCCTAATATCG gGTAGCTCTAAGGACATAGGTCAACTGGCTGCAGCGTTACACCACCGTATCTTAGCCCTAAAGAGCAGGGCAGAGCAGGAGCCCGAGACCCCAGCAACAACCATCCCTGAGGCCGAGGTACCGCAGTCCAACGAAGAGGACAGCGACGAGGAAGACAATGCCTCTGCCTCCGCTTCAGCCTCCACTCCTGCTACAA GTAAttcagagggaggagagggccAGGCAGCGGCAGGAAGCACATAG